One genomic region from Mastacembelus armatus chromosome 21, fMasArm1.2, whole genome shotgun sequence encodes:
- the hacd2 gene encoding very-long-chain (3R)-3-hydroxyacyl-CoA dehydratase 2 encodes MSAPVAGTSKATHSDVAAKKKKGPGALATAYLVIYNVVMTAGWLVIAVGLVRAYLARGSYHGLYYSIEKPLKFFQTGAILEILHCAVGIVPSSVVLTGFQVMSRVFLTWAVTHSVREVQSEDSVLLFVTAWTVTEIIRYSFYTFSLLNHLPYLIKWARYTFFIVLYPMGVTGELLTIYAALPYVQKTGLYSVTLPNKYNFSFDYYTFLMLIMISYIPLFPQLYFHMIRQRKKVLGHAGDYSKVE; translated from the exons ATGTCGGCACCTGTTGCGGGGACCAGTAAGGCGACTCACAGCGATGTGGCCGCGAAGAAAAAGAAGGGACCCGGTGCACTGGCTACGGCCTACTTGGTGATTTACAACGTTGTTATGACAGCGGG GTGGTTGGTGATAGCTGTAGGTCTGGTGCGAGCATACCTGGCCAGAGGAAGCTACCATGGGCTGTATTACTCCATAGAGAAGCCTCTGAAGTTCTTTCAGACTGGAGCGATTCTGGAG ATACTGCATTGTGctgtag GAATCGTACCGTCCTCTGTGGTCCTGACTGGATTCCAGGTCATGTCGCGGGTCTTTCTCACCTGGGCCGTCACACACAGCGTTAGGGAG gtGCAGAGCGAGGacagtgtgctgctgtttgtcacGGCCTGGACCGTCACAGAGATCATCCGCTACTCTTTCTACACCTTCAGCCTGCTCAATCACCTGCCATACCTCATCAAATGGGCAAG GTACACCtttttcattgtgttgtatCCCATGGGAGTGACTGGGGAACTGCTGACTATCTATGCAGCGCTGCCGTACGTGCAGAAGACGGGCCTGTACTCTGTCACTCTTCCTAACAAGTACAACTTCTCTTTCGACTACTACACCTTCCTTATGCTCATCATGATCTCCTACATTCCTC TCTTCCCCCAGCTTTACTTCCACATGATCCGACAGAGGAAGAAGGTGCTGGGCCATGCAGGGGACTACAGCAAAGTGGAGTGA
- the stam2 gene encoding signal transducing adapter molecule 2 gives MPLFSQNPFDQDVEKATSETNTTDDWGLILDICDKIATTSNGPKDSLKSIMKRVNHKVPHVAMQALNLLGACVSNCGKIFHLEICSREFASEVRSVFTKAHPKVCEKLKVLMVEWAEDFQKDPQLSLIGATIKSLKEDGITFPSPSSQGSSTKVNTPAVSKASDDDDLAKAIELSLQEQKQQVETRPLTVTSDPPNYTNGGGGQEVRKVRALYDFEAAEDNELTFKTGELILVLDDSDPNWWKGENHRGVGLFPSNFVTTNLNAEPETVAYVEKIVTPEETSLDIKPEPEPVFIDEGKMDRTLALLQNVDPADPTPDSSDLIQLEGACEQMNPLIDEKLQEIDRKHSELSELNVKVLEALELYNKLMNEAPFYSAYSKMQPQYPPPSSAVAMQSYLGPGAAPYMPPAMPQVPPAQPYTMPSDQPGPLHSLPTNVSAPPSSQAAQPPCMSSGMNAQYMNQAAGAPYPNQTGVAMDMSTYHNHPNMPHVSYPVAAPPHQVPQQQQGAYYQQPLL, from the exons ATGCCTTTATTTTCCCAAAACCCCTTTGACCAAGATGTTG agAAGGCAACCAGTGAAACCAACACAACAGATGACTGGGGGCTGATTTTGGACATCTGTGATAAGATTGCAACAACATCCAATGG ACCAAAGGACAGCCTGAAGTCTATTATGAAAAGAGTCAACCACAAAGTACCTCATGTTGCCATGCAGGCCCTTAAT ttgttggGTGCTTGTGTGTCAAACTGTGGCAAAATATTCCACTTGGAAATTTGCTCAAGGGAGTTTGCCAGTGAAGTACGGAGTGTGTTCACCAAG GCCCACCCTAAGGTGTGTGAAAAGCTGAAGGTTCTGATGGTGGAGTGGGCAGAAGACTTCCAGAAAGATCCACAACTCAGCCTGATTGGCGCCACTATTAAGTCTCTGAAAGAGGACGGCATCACCTTCCCCTCCCCATCCTCACAG GGATCCAGTACAAAGGTGAACACACCTGCTGTGAGCAAAGCATCGGATGATGACGACCTGGCCAAAG CAATTGAGCTGTCCTTGCAGGAGCAGAAGCAGCAGGTGGAGACACGGCCCCTGACCGTGACCTCAGACCCCCCAAACTACACCAACGGCGGAGGGGGGCAGGAGGTCCGGAAGGTGCGTGCACTGTACGACTTTGAAGCAGCAGAAGATAATGAGCTGACCTTTAAAACTGGAGAACTTATTCTGGTTTTGGATGACAG tgatcCAAACTGGTGGAAAGGAGAGAACCACAGAGGAGTCGGGCTTTTCCCCTCCAACTTTGTCACAACTAATCTGAATGCTGAGCCAGAGACAG TGGCTTATGTTGAAAAGATTGTCACTCCTGAAGAGACGAGTCTGGACATCAAACCTGAGCCTGAGCCAGTCTTCATTGATGAG GGGAAAATGGACAGAACGCTCGCACTCCTGCAGAATGTAGATCCTGCAGATCCGACTCCTGACTCCTCAGATCTGATCCAGCTGGAGG GTGCATGTGAACAGATGAACCCACTGATTGATGAGAAGCTGCAGGAGATTGACAG GAAACACTCAGAGTTGTCAGAGTTGAATGTGAAAGTTCTGGAGGCCCTGGAGCTTTACAACAAGCTCATGAATGAGGCTCCGTTCTACTCGGCCTACTCCAAGATGCAGCCGCAGTATCCACCTCCCAGCTCAGCTGTGGCCATGCAG AGCTACCTCGGCCCAGGTGCAGCTCCCTACATGCCGCCAGCGATGCCCCAGGTTCCTCCTGCTCAGCCTTACACCATGCCCAGTGACCAGCCTGGACCACTACACTCACTGCCTACCAATGTCTCGGCCCCACCCAGCAGCCAGGCTGCTCAGCCTCCCTGCATGAG CAGTGGGATGAATGCTCAGTACATGAACCAAGCTGCTGGAGCTCCTTACCCAAACCAGACGGGGGTGGCCATGGACATGTCGACCTATCACAATCACCCCAACATGCCCCATGTGTCCTATCCTGTGGCTGCACCCCCTCACCAggttcctcagcagcagcagggagcaTATTATCAGCAGCCTCTCTTGTAA